The DNA region CGTCGATCAGCAGGGCGCCGGTCCCCAATTCCTCGAGCACGGGCTGCTTCACGTCGTCCCAGAACGGCATCTCATTGCCGGCACGACGGAGCCCATCCCAGTAGGACTGAACCGGGACCAGATCGCGGTCCAACTTCTCGGGAAGCGCGAAGGGGGTCATGCAGGACGGGCCTTAGGACTGCCGGGGAGGATGCGGATGGTACAGGTGGGTGGACTTGAACCACCGACCTCTGGTTCCACAGACCAGCGCTCTAACCAACTGAGCTACACCTGCACGAGTACGGATGACCGGCCTAGCCGGGCGAGGCGGAAACTAAGTGCCGCCTCCGGGTTTGGCAAGTTTCCATTTGCCCTTCCCGCATAACAAAAAGCCCGGGGCGGACCCCGGGCTTGCTGGATTTCTCGGGGAGCCTACGGCTCAGGCCTGCTTGGTGAAGGAGGTGAAGCTTTCCTTCAGCGGCTCGGCGGTGTCATTGGCCGTCTTCTGGGCGCACTCGGCGAGATCCTTGGCCTGCTCTGTCATGGTCTCGAACTGGCCGCGCATGAAGGCGGTCGACTTCTCCACCATTTCAGCAAAGGACTTGGTGGTGAACAGATCGGCGTAGAAGTCGAAGGCGGCGTTGCTGTTGGCCTTCGCGTGCGCGATCACCTTCAGACCGTAGTCGGTGCAGCCCTTGGAGGCCGTGGAATAGGTGTCTTCGAGCAGCTCAGTGGCCTGCTCGGCGGCGCCCTTCACCTTGTCGTAGTTTTCCTTCGCCTGGGCGATGCCCTTTTCCGCCATCTCGCGGAAGGCAGTCGGCATTTCCATCGACGGCATCTCGAAATGCGGCATTGCGAACTTCGGCATCTCGAAATTGGGCATTTCGAACTTCGGCATCTCGAACGGCGGCATGAAGGAGGCGACCGGCTTCCTGGATTTCGTTGTCGGCGCCGCAGCAGCGATATCGGCCATAACAAGCATCCTCGGAGGGCGCGTTCCGGCTCGTCGACAGACCGCCCGCCCTCGGCACACGGTCCTCGTCTGTTCACATCAGCCCACCGGAGTAATGAAATTGCGCATCCGGTGGGCGCTCGTGGAATGTTTATAGCACATTTTTGATGCGTTGCAATAATATTATTGCGTCGCACAAAAGCTGTGCCACCGACGCGCCGGCGCACGACCAGCGGTAACTAAGTCCGGAGAAGCTCGATCGGTCGCGGCGAAACCGCCCGGCTCAGTGAGCCGGCGGTTTGGCCATTGCGGCGGCCTTCTGGCTCAGCTCCTTGGCCTGCTCGGCCAGGGCCGCCATTTGGCTGTTCACGTATTCGGTGTGCAGGCGGGCGACGTCCTGCGGGTCCTTGGCCTGAAACAGGCGCTGCGCGAACTGGAACGACGAGGAAATATTGGTCTCGGCGAAGCGCATCGCGAGTTCCCCGACCTCCCGGGCGCCGGTTTGCGCCGTTATGGCCTGGTTCTGCGCCGTGTTCACCGCCTGCTGAGCGGCAGACACGAAGCTGTCGAAGGCGGCACGCGCCTGTTCGACACTTTTTTCGGCAAAGGCGCGCATCTCATTCGAGATATCGAAAGCGGTAGACATGGCTGTCCTCCTCTCCTCCGGACCCGGCGTGCAAGTCGATATTACACAAATTCGCGGGGGCGGAATGGGTCCCGCCCTCTTCCATTAACGTTATTGCCGCTTCGCTGTGACACGCGTGTGATGCGCCGTGGACGCCGGTCGGCCCGAGCCCTATTAAGGCTTTATTAGCCGTAAAGTCCGCGACGCGTGCCATGCTTGAGCCCAGATTCCAGGTCGACTGGCTGAACGATCCGCGGCTCGCGGCACACGCCCTGAGCCCGGTTCCGGTGTGGCTATGGAGC from Pseudolabrys taiwanensis includes:
- a CDS encoding phasin codes for the protein MADIAAAAPTTKSRKPVASFMPPFEMPKFEMPNFEMPKFAMPHFEMPSMEMPTAFREMAEKGIAQAKENYDKVKGAAEQATELLEDTYSTASKGCTDYGLKVIAHAKANSNAAFDFYADLFTTKSFAEMVEKSTAFMRGQFETMTEQAKDLAECAQKTANDTAEPLKESFTSFTKQA
- a CDS encoding phasin family protein; translation: MSTAFDISNEMRAFAEKSVEQARAAFDSFVSAAQQAVNTAQNQAITAQTGAREVGELAMRFAETNISSSFQFAQRLFQAKDPQDVARLHTEYVNSQMAALAEQAKELSQKAAAMAKPPAH